The genomic stretch TTAATAATTATCGTAAAAATTTCAAAACATTAAAGATGAGAATTATTTTTATAATAAAGCACCAATAATCTTACAACCCTAGAATAGCTTTTTACTCCATACTGCTGATTATTAGCTTTTAAATATGTATCATTAACTTTTTCGCTTACTTTAGATAATTGTCCAGAATATCCCTGCCAAAACTCATAATATTTTTTTATTTCATCTTTAGTTTCACTATTTAAATTAGACATCAAATGAGAATAATTTTCATCTCTCTTTATCTCTCCAAGTACATAAAGAAGTGCCTCAAAATTGGCAGAGTATCTTACAAAAACATCTGTATTTTTTGAGCATGCCGCATATGATATAAAATTAGCCTCATCTTCGTAAGCTATACCTATTTGATGAGCCATCTCATGTGCTATTGTAAATGGTATAGATACACTAGGAATAAGAATATTAACATTAGCTTCTGATGTAAAAGGAGAATATATTCCAGTTATCTGCAGATGTAAAAATAATTTTGATATCTTTATGGGTTTTGTTTTTGAATAATGCATATTAAGAAACTCAAAGTATTCAAATACCTTATTATATTCACTTTCTACAATTCTATTTAATACCTGATAATTAGTATTAATATCAGTATATTTCATCTCATCTTTAAGATCATTAACGTTTCTTATAAGTCTGTCAGCCAAATTATATATATCATCATCTGTAATACTGCTGTTATTTGCATAATACTCTATTAAAGGTACTCTGTAATAATTAAGTCCCCATACCAGCATAAAAACTATATATACTATTACTATAAAACATATAAAAACATATATAAAGTTTAAAGCCATTTTTAATTTTTCTTTAATTGAAGCTATATTATGATTAAAAAAAGAATGTTTAAAAGCAAGTATTATAAATAAAATAACTGTTATGATAAAAACAAAAAGCAGAACTTCTCCTATAGAAAAACTCACATTAGAAGAGAGTTTATTTAAAGAACCTGCTATAGTTTTATATATAGTTCTAGAATAAAAGTTTTCTACAAAATTTTTAGAAAAAGTTATTATTTTTAATATAACAGCAATAAAAACAAGTGATAATATTAATGTTATTTTTAATTTCATCTTAATTAATATTATACTAAAAAAGAAAAAATTGTCAAAACTACTTCATTTTTTTTATGTCGGCATCCATTTTCTTTTTCCACAAGTCATACATTTTCTTTTTTTCTTCAGACTCTTCAGATTCATTTAAATATACATGTATTCTTCTAAGCGAAGCTATTATATTTAAAGCCATTTTCATATCATCTAATCTTTTATCCTGAAGTTCATACTTTGTTCTGTACTGCTCAGCGGAAGCTGCCAATAATTTTTTTACAAGCTCCATCATTTTAACTCTGTATTTATAGCCTTCTATTTCTGGGCTTAAATCTCTGATATATGTTTTGAAATCTATCATATTTTTCCCCAAAGTAGCAAATCTTCCCTCTATTTCAATAAAGTTCTGAAGCCATTTTGAGTTTTCACCATAGCAGTATTTGAAATAATCTATAACATATCCAAAAGAGCAGATAAATTTGTATTTCCATTCATCTGTTAATTTATCTCTTAAATAATCATGTATTTCTTCGTTTAACGATAAAGAATCATCAGTATGATTTCCGAAGACCTCTTCCAAAAGCATAATCGCTTTATTAATATAGCGTCTTCCATCATTAAGCTGATTATCAGAACGCACATCTATATATTCTATGGCAATATAGCAGGTGGTTGCAATAAAAGAAGAAGCCTGTATATAAAGAACAGCAGCATCTATCTTTTTTTTACATATTTCAAAATGATCTTCTAATATTAATAAATCTTTTTCTACTTTTACCAATTTTGATTCTACACCAGCAAGCAGATCTTTATATTTATTTTGCATTCTTGTACATTCAGCTTTTGCAGCCTCGCTTATTTTTGCCATAATTAAATCTCCACATTTTTATTGTCGGAAAATGTTTAGAATTTTTTAATTATTTAAACTAACAGGGATAGAAACAAAAAAAGTTGTTATTTTGAAAGAATCATTAACACTTTTTAATACCATACTTCCCCCATGAGCTTCAACTATTCTCTTAGATATAGCAAGACCTATACCTACACCATGACTTTTTGTGGTAAAAAACGGAGTAAATATCTTCTCTGCCAAATCCGGTTCTATATATGAATCTGTATTTTCAACTATTATATCTATCATAGATTCCCTATATGCATTATCATCAAATATAACACTGATAAATGAACATTCTTTATTATTATCTTCTATAGCATCTATGGCATTGATGATAAGATTAAATACAACCTCATTCATTCTGTCATAATCCCATCTTACAGCATCTTCTTTTGTCATTTTTAAAGCATAGAATTTGATATTTTTACCGCTTTTTTTAATGTATTCTTTTGAAAGAATAGTTAAATATTTTATCATGTCATCAATTTTTATATTATCAACTTCCAAATTAATACTTTTAGCAAATGACAAATTTCTTCTAATATAATTTTCCAAATTTTCTACTTCATTAGCAATTATCTGGGCATAATTTTTAATAGTTTCATCTTTGCTCACCTTTACAAGTCTATTTGCAAACCCAGCAATAGGAACTATAAAATTTCTTAAATTATGTGCCATAGAAGAACTCATCTCTCCTATTATAGCCAAACTCTTTAAATCAAGTAATGTTTTCTCTGCTGCTTTAAGAGCATTATTATTTTTTTCCATTTCATTATAAAGAGAAGAATATTCCAAAGCAACAGCCGCCTGCCTTCCAAACATTTTTAAATAATCAAGATCATCTTCAGGTATAGGCTTTCCATTATAAGGATTATCAACAACTATCATACCTATACAATTAACAGAGTTCATTATTGGTATAATAGCAAAAGGATAATCTCCAAATATATTGGTATATTTTTTTATTTGATTTACTTCATCATTATTTTCTACATTGAGTACATTAATACTATTTTTATTATTAAATACATCAAAAAACAGTCTGCAGTTTTCATTATTAGGTATAACAGTGTTTAAAAACTGCTGATTTAAATCCCATGCATCTTCAACACTTCTTTTATCAAAAGAAAGCATTAATTTTTCTCTTAAAGCATATTTATTCAAATTCTGCATATTGCTCCATATCATTCCCGCATCCTGAGCATTTTTTGGGGCTACACACATACGTCCTCTAAATACATTAAACTCTTTATCGTAAAGAAAAGCAAAAGCCCTATTAAAAGCAAATACATCTCCTATAGTTGTAATAGTTAGAAGCAAAAACAAGATATCTTCGGTTTTAGAACGCTCTAATAAAATATTGCTTATATCATATAATGTGTTTAAACGAGACATATGCTTTGTATTTTTTTCATTTGCTTTACTTAATTCTATCATATTGTAATGTTCTGAGATTCTGCTTGATATATTTGCTAAAAGAGGATTAAATAAGTTAAGATCATTAATATCAAAATCGCCAAGAGGATTAACAGCATCCGGAATCTTATCTATAACAACAATATAGCCTATACAGCCTTTTTTTACTGGTATTCTATTAAAAAGAACTGATCTGTTTATTATACCTTCAAATTTCTTATAATATTTATTATTGGCAGCATTATTTATAAAAAAGATATTATTATCCCAATATTCTTCTATATAAGAATTATCTTCAAAAATAGAATAGTCAAAATTTTCAGGAAATCCGTAACTTGACCTTAAATACAAATTATTATCTTCATCTCTAAGCCTAATAAAAGCCTTACTCGCTGTAAAAATATTAGCAATATCCGAAGCCAAATTATTAAGATTATTTTCAAAATCATCTACATCGCTTAATTTTAAATAAAGCTCTCTAAGAAGTTTTAACTGCTTATCTCTTTCTTTGTATGTTACACTTTGAAGTACATTATTAGCATAAACAGCAAAATGACCTATAACATTTTTTATCTCATCAACTATTTCTCTATAAAATTCAATTCTATTTTCTTTATTTCTAAATACAACAACACCTATAGGGTGAGCGTAGAAAAATATTGGAAGTACAAAAATTGATGCATAATTAGAAAATACTTCTATATTTGTATGATTAATATTTCCGCCTATAAAAATTTTTTGTTCATACAATACATCTTTACAATGACTAGCCTCTATAGGAAAATCCACTTTACATACATAGTATCTGTCTATACCATATACTCCTCTTAATATAAGATAATCTCCTTTAGGAAAATAAACCTCTCCGCAGTCAAATCCGTAATACTGACAAGTTTTCTCCAAAAACAAATCAACAACTCTGTCTATCTCATTGGTATTCTCGGCAAAAAGAAGCCCCATAGATAAATCTGAAAAAAAACTGTCTATCGATTTTCTATCTTCCATAAAACAAACGCCTTATATAATTTTTAATCCTACAATTGTTAATTATTTTTTACGCCCAATAAGTATCTTCTCTTAATCTAAATATTTTAAGCTCATACGGCAATACTTTTACAGTATCTGTAATATTACTAACCACATTATCAAAAGAGATATCATACTTAATGCCGTATTTATTAGCATCAAGCAGCCTTTCTTTGGAAGTAATATTTACAACTATTAAAACTTTATCCTTGCCATCTAAACTGTATTTATAAAATTTTCTAAAAGGATCTTTTTTATTATTTTCTTCCTTACTGTTATCCTCATAATATTCATGATGCTCATGATATTCATATTCTTTTTTTAATTTTTCCAGTTTCTTTTTTTCTTCTATATCAAGAGAAACTATTTCACCACAGTCTGCAAGTATACTGTTTTGTTTTACATAATTTATAATATTTTTGATATATTCGCTTAAGTCATAGCTTATATTTTCATAATCTTTCTCACTTCCACCTACAACATTGCATCTGTTTATAAATCCATATTCATCACCTGTAGTTATCATCCACATATCACATACTATAGCTGTAAATAAAAAAGTCTGCTTTACTCTCCAAATATTTCCGTCATACTCTGTAATAAGTCTTTTAGTATCATGATTGCTTGGAAAAGCTATTTGTCTGCATTTTTTGCGTACCAAATCATACTGTTCTACAAACCATTCTCCCTCATAATCCCACCATTTAGCACTGCTTGCAACATAATCAAATCCTGCATCTATAAGTTTTTCCGTATCCTCAATAGAACAGCCTAAACTCTCAGCAAAAAATATAACATCTTTATTGTGTTCTTTAGCATTATCTATCAAATACTTCCATAATTCTTTAGGTACTTTATATGCAGCATCGCATCTAAAGCCTTCAAATCCCAAATCAAGATTATGTTTTATCAAATCATTCCAATAATACCATATAGGATTTAATATTTCATTATTTGTAGCTTCAGGATTATTTTCATTACTATTATCTTTATTTATGTCTTCTTTTTCTTCTTCATCTTTTTCATTAGGATCTCTTTTATTATTGAATATAGCCAAATCGCCCCATTCAATCCATTTACCATTATCCCAAGCCCCCGGCGACTGCAAAGATCCGTCTTTAGTTTTGTACCATTCTATATGCTCCTGAGTTAAATTACAGTCTTTTGAAGAGTGATTAATAACTAAATCTATCATTACTTTAATCTGCTTACTACGGCAATAAAGTATAAAATCTTTTAACTCTTTTTCAGCTATATTTTGATTACTGCTTGTAAAAAATGAAGGGTTATACTGATAATAATATTTAGCGGCATACAAACTGCCGCTGAAACCAGGATATGTAATAGGATTTATATATATCCATTCAAACCCCATAGCCTTGATTCTATCAACATGGCTGTACCAATTTTTTATATGCCCCAAAAGCGGCGGAAACAAATTATATCCAGATACTCTCATTCCTATAATTATATACGAATAATAAAAAAAAAACAACTTTTTATAACGGTATTTTAATAATAAAAACACTATTATATTTATTAAGTTTGTACACTATGAACATTTGAAGAACATTATAAAGTTTAAAATTATATAATAATTTTTTACATTTCTACAAATAAATAATATAAAAAGTATATCATATTTATTTAATAATTAGATTGATTATTTTATATATAATTTTATAATCATCACATTATAATGCTTTTACAAAATATAAGTTTCACTTAATTTATACTATTCTATTTTTTAGTATTTTATTAACTATAAATTTTATATAAAAAACATTTTAAATTGATAAAATTCATTTTGACAAAATTTAATTGTTTTAGTATATAATATTGATTTTAATTGTTTCTATTATATAATAAACAATATAGTTTTTATTAGGTATAATATTATGCGTATATTAGTTTATGATTCATCTTTACAGACAAGAGACAGTCTTATCAGCATTCTTATAACTGCAGGGTATGAAGTAGTAGCAGTAAAGGATAAAAAAAGCATACTATCTATGTTTGGAAAACTTCCTTTTACTGCAGCTATTATAGAAGCTAATGAAAGCGATGAAGAGATGGCTGACATTTTAGAAAAAATATATTTAGATGACAGGTATAATGTTCATGTTATAGTGCATGTTGAAAATCCGAGTAAAGAGTTTTTCAGCAAGATGATGCGTATAGGAGTTTCCGGATTTTTATTAAAGCCTTTTAATGAAAAAGATTTTTTAAACAGATTTACTTTACTTTTAGAAAAAGCAAATATTAAACCTAAAAAATTAAAACATATAGTAATTAATGATTTGGATAATTTTAAATTGGTATTCAGGCATGATGGAGTAAGGCAAATACTTCATGGTATGATAATAGAAATGTCGCCTATTGGATTAAAATTTATTATGCCTCCTGAAGAGGCAAGTATAGAAGTGGGACATATTATTAAAAACGCTTCTATGGCTATAAGTTCATATAAAATAAGTTTTTCTATAATAATAACTGAAAAAATAGGTAATGAATATATAGGAACTTTTGATGAATTATCTGCTTTTAATTCTAAGCTAATATGTAAGTTTATATACGATAAATATATAGAAAAATTAAAATAAAGGACAATAGAATGATAAAGGCATTAACTATAGCAGGATTTGACGGTTCGGGAGGAGCTGGCATACAGGCAGATTTAAAAACTTTTTCGGCACTTGGCTGTTACGGAATGTGCGTACTTACTGCCCTACCCGTACAAAATACACAAGGAGTGAGAAACTGTTATGGTATAGAATTAAAAGCTATAGAAGAACAGTTATACTGCATATTTGATGACATCATACCAGACGCCATTAAAATAGGAATGCTTTTTAACAGCGATATAATAAAATTAGTAGCGGACTTCTTAAAAACTCATGCCAAAAATATACCCATTATAGTTGATCCTGTTATGGTGGCAAAAAGCGGGGACAGATTATTATTAGAGGAGGCTGTTGCTAGTTTGAAAAGCCGTATACTTCCAATATCTGCTGTAGTTACTCCGAATATACCAGAGGCTGAAGATTTAACTTCAAGAAAAATCAAAACCGATGAAGATATGATTAATGCCGCAAAAGAGATACTGGATATGGGAGCAAAAAATGTTATGCTTAAAGGCGGACATATGGAAGGCGAGCTTTCGAGAGATTTGTTTATGAACAGAGAAGGCAAAGAGTTTTTGGATGCCGTTAGAATAGACACAAAAAATACTCATGGAACAGGCTGTACATTATCGGCAGCTATTTGCAGTTATATAGCACATGGAAAAACTCCGCTTGAAGCCTGCAAACTCGGAAAGGAATATTTATTTAATGCCTTACAATCAGCCAAAACCGACAGCGTTGGAAAGGGTCATGGTCCAGTAAATCATTTCTATGACGCTTGGAAGCATTTGGATATATAAATAATTTTTATTTCTCTATACATTCTTACATTCTTACATAATATAAGCATTTGGATATAAAAATTATTAATAAATATTATCAAGAAACAATTTATTAATATCAGAATTTTTACTGTTTATCATATAGTTTTTTATTTCTTTTAATAGTTCATTTGTAATTTCTGGATTAATATATTCTAATGCCAAATAATGTCTATTAAATATACTACTGATTAATAATGTATATAATAAATATTTTTTTGAACATTTATTTTTTTTATGATAAATATTTGAAAAATCATCTTTGTATTTAAACATTAGTTTGTCTAATATACAAGCAATATCTTTAATTTTACAATATAATATACAATACTCTAAATGAATTTTCCTGTTTTCTGAAAATATCTTGCTTACTGTATTTTTAGATATATTTGACGACATAATATCAAAAATAATATCATAACTATCTTTTATAACATTAGACATAGGTTTTGTTATTACATAATGATGCTGTACAGGATTTCTATATTCCTCTGTAATGTCTCCTAATTTTTCTATAGCTTTTTTTAATTTCTTAGAGTAATTATCCCCTTCTATAAAAAAATTATTTACATTTTTCCAATAGCTAGCATAGTTAGGCTTCTCTTGCTTTCCCAAAAAAACATCATATTCATAAGACAACATTAATTCAGATACTCTGGTAAGCAGAATAATTAACTGCAATTCTTTATCTTCTATATTTTCCAAAGTCAAAAACAATATAGTTTTTAATGAAGTAAATATATTATTTTTATAAAATTTATATTTAGCTTCATGTTTATTATCTTTCCCCATTTTCTATAGTATCCTCAACTTTCTTTTTAGCCTCTTCAAGTAAAGCCTTGGCCTTATCCCTAGCCTTATAAGCCTCCTGAACCTTCTCAGCTATAATATTTTGAACATTTTTATCTAAATTTGGAATTTCTATATCACATATAGCATTACTATCAAAAGCTGTTAATATTGTTCCTTTTGTTATCTTTTTTAATAACTCTTTTATTAAAGTTAATCTAAAAAAACAAAATAATGTTTCAGGATTTATAAATTCATTTTCATTAAAAACTAAAAAACCAGTTGAACAAAGTAAATTATTCTTATTATTGTAGATTAAAGATGATTTATCTAAAGAACCTTCTACAGATGATATAATAACATCATTATTATTTAATAATCTTCTAGCCCTAGATGGTAATTCATATCCGTAATATAATTCTAAATTATTTATAAATCCCATTGAGTCTATATTAGAAAGTTCTATATATTCATATTTTTTATTTTTATCTATAGAAACTAATTTATTATTTATTGAATTCAAATCAATTATTTTAATACAACCATTTTTATAAGACTGTATCTTATCCATTATTATTTTATATTTTTCCTGATAATACTCTGCATCTATTCGCTTTGCTAATAATGTTTCGCTGTAATTAACTATGGAATAATTAACTTTTTTCTTTTTAATTTCTAATTTATCAAAGCCAATTTCTTTTTCTAATATTTGATTAGCCTCTTTCATTAAAGAATTAGATTTCTGCCTTTGATTATGAGCCTCCAATACAAGTTTTTCTATAGACTTTTGAAACTCATCACTGAATATTGGAACTGGTACTTTTCTTACAGATTCTTTATCAATACTTGGAGGAACTGCACCTGTAACTCTTTGATGTAAAAAAAGTTGCCCATAATAAGAACTTAAATAAATATATAAATAATGACAATTGATATTATTTATTGGTACAATAGAAAAAAGATTCATTCCCAAAGTCATTGGTATATTTAAATTTGGAACCTGATATACATTTCCAGGACTTCCAACCTTATTTATAGCTATTTCAAATCCTCTTAATTTTGATTTTTCTAAAAAATTATAAGCTGATTCAGATACATATAAAACGTCATTCTCAAAATCATTATTTTCAAGTTCTTTTGTTCTTAAATAGTAAGCATAAGATTTATAATTTAATAATGTTACATGGTTTCTTAATGTTTCATAAGAACCATTAGAATGATAATCACCCAATGAATATATAAGTTCCCTTAAATATTTCCATTTATACTTTTTTATTTTACTATATGCTATTTCATATTTTGGTAAATAAAACTCGGCATCGAAACGCTTTTCTTTACTTGCTTCGCTAAAATAAACTATAGAATACTGCATATAAAAAATCCTTATAAAATTAGTAAGTCCAGAAACTAAATTTTTCTTTCTTAGCAAATTCTATAAATGCCTCAGCTATACCGTCATCTAATGAACCATCATGATTATGAAGATCATGATCTTTTATTTTATGTCCATGTTTATCTAAAAGTTCATTGCCGTTTTTATCTTTTGCATATACATATTCTCCGCTATTATCTTTGCCTGCCTTTTCACTTACAGCAAAAAATATTGGATAGTCTTCTACTTTAGGGCAATAATATAATGGATCTGAATTATCATTATTCCATTTTTGCAAAAATATTACGCTTGTTTTTGTTCCTGTATGCGGTTTGAATGTATTTCCATGAAGCCCTACTACTGCAAGTATTCTAGCTTTTTCAGAAATAAAATCTCTTATATATTCATCTGTAGCATTATTAAATCTTCCTTGAGGTAAAACCAAAGCTAAACGTCCGCCGTCACGAACAAAATCTAAATTCCTTTCTATAAATAAAATATCCCTTCCTATAGATTTTTTACCTTTTTTTGCTATTTCATATTTTGCTAATATTCTATGCTCTTTTATCTCACCTGCAAATGGTGGATTAGCAAGTAATAAACAAAAATCAAATAGTTTATAATCTTCTTTATTAACTGAATGCTTAATTAGATTATTAAATGCTTCTCGGTAATCTGAATCTCTTTTTTCGTCCCAACGTTTCTTATCATAATCTAATGTGTTAATATGAAGTACATTAGTTTCACCATCACCAGCAATCAAATTCAAAGTTCTTGCAACACGTACAGCTCTTTCATCAAAATCAAGCCCAAATATATTTTCTACATATTCTTTTTCATCATCATTAGGTTCTTGTCCGTCAAATAAATGTCCTATCATATTAAACCAAGTATGAACAGGAAAACCGCAGCTTCCAGCGGCTGTATCAATCATACTTTCATTTTTATGAGGATTAAGCATTTTCACGCACATATCTATAACATGTCTAGGTGTAAAATATTGTCCTTTCTCACCTTTGGAGTCTTTATTTATCAAGTATTCAAATGCTTCATCTATTACTTCGAGATTAGAATTAAATAATTTTACTTTCTGTAATGAAGATACGCAAACAGCCAAATGAGATGATGAAAGAGAAATTGTACTATTTGCTGGAAATACATTTTTCCACTTTTTCTGGGCTCTTTCAAATAAATCATTTATAGCTTTTTTTAATTCATCATCATAGCCGTAATTATAAAAACCCAATTTCTTTAATTTTGAAAGTCTACTGTCATTTGAATATTTTAATTCTTTTAATTTTTTTATTTTTTCTATAAACGGTTCTTCTTCATCTATATCAGCAAGTGTATATATTGTGGCTTTATCTTTTGAAATTACTGAAAATTCATCATAAAGTTTAGTAAATATTAATTTAAAACCTTCTTCAAATACATTAACTCCTGCATTTGCTAATACTTCATCTTCCATATCTTTAATAATTTTTTTTAATGTAATATTTTTCTCAAGCAGCCGGTCTTCTATCATTAAATCTAATAATGTAAAGGGTTCATTTAAATAATCACTTAATTTTTCTCCTTCTTCTGGTATGCCCTTAATACTTTCAAAATAATTTGGATCCTTTCTATGCCAATATTCTATATCTATACCATTAGTCCATACAGCAAGAGGTGCACCTGTGGCATTTGTATAGCTTTTTAATTGTTCCTTACCTTCTTTTTCTTTAGATTTTTTTAATTCTATGATAATTTTTGCATCACCATCTTTATTGTTTATAACAATATCAGCTCTTTTTTTCTCTCTTCCAAAAGATATTTCACTTTCTAATATTATATCAGAAGGGTTATATTTATAATCTTTCATCAATCTATACAAATATAATTGGCGTACAAGCTCTTCTGGTGTAGCTTTTATATCTTTATTTCTAATTTGACATTTTATTTTTAGAATATTTTTTTCATCAATCGTACATAATTTTTCTATATGATTTTTTTCTTCATTATTGAATAAAGTCAATTTATTTAATTCTTCAGACAAAACAGAATTTTGCATAAAATAAACCCTAAATATTTTATTTTACCTATCGGACATAGTGAAAAAATTATTAGATATTTATATTACTTCTTCTTGGGCAAATGCTTTATAATCTGACCTTCAATCTGTATTGATTTTTGTTTTGCATCATAGCCTAAAATCTTGCCGTACACTTCTATATAATTTTTAGGTTCTAATGTTACAGTTACATTCACTATTAAATCAGCAACACCTGCAATGTCTTTATCATTAGTGTCGTAAATTAATATTCTTGCTTTCTTTTTTGGTATGCCGTCAATATTAGTCTGAGTTACTCTGTTTACATCGGCTTTCCATTTCACATATCCGCCATTGTATAGGTCGTAATTCTCTGCTACTGTAAGATAACTAGGACTCTCTCTGAATATATTGTAGTCTGGTGCTATTACAAATTCTTTTAAAACTCTAAATCGCTCTTTTAAATATTCATTAATGTCGCTTTTTAATGCACCGTTTATTATCATAACAGCTTCATTAACAGATGCACTTCTCATATTGTTTTTAGCCTTATCAAACATTTCAGCTACTTCGCGAGGTGAGTATGTAGGACTTTTTGCACTCTCTGGTATCTTTCCGTCTTCAAGCCCCTCGAATAAGTAAACATTCTCTAGTTTTTCTCTTAACTCTTTTTGATCTTTATCAAGAAGTACATATCTTATTTTGGGGTATAATCTGTCTATTGTTATGTATGAAACAAATGTAAGTATAAATGCTATTGGAATAAGAAAAAGAAATTTTGATACTGCTATTTTCTTTTTGCCTAGTAAATATGATCTTGGATTAATCTCATCACCTCTAGCATTATTTGTAAGAAATCTTATCCTCTCTATATTGTCTTTTGCAACTTTATTTTCAGGCTCTAAATCTAATATTCTAAAATACTCTCTCAAAGCATTTTCTCTATGCCCGTTATTAAGACTTATATATGCCTTTGCAAGCATACCGTTAATACAAAAACTGTCTTCTCTAAGAGCTTTTCTTGAAAGTTCTTCAGCACCATAAAAATCTTTTAAAAATATATCAGCAAATGAAAGCATAGCAAGTGCATCTGCATCATTTACAATTCTTGATTTATTACTTAGAAGAAACTCCTTTGCTTTTTTATACTTCTTTTTTTTGATTAGAGTATATGCTGTAGAGGCTATTTTGCTTTTCATAATATAGATTACAGTCCTAGTATTAAAATGTTAACATAATTATCGATATTATGATAACTTTTATTAGCATTTTTTTATTATGTAAACTTATATGTTATATTATTTATAAAAAACAAGGCATTTTTTATTGACAAAAAAACAATATAATATATTTTATTCTAAAATAATTTGGGGATAAAGCCATGTATTTTTTTAATAAGTTAGTAAGAATAGTTATGTTGTTAGCTGTATTTGCGATAATATTTTCATGCAGCAAAAATATAAATAATCAAGAAAAATCATCTTTAGTAATATACTCTCCTTCATCAAGAGATTTTATAGACCCATTAATAGAAGACTTCAAAAGTAAAAATCCAAATATAGAGGTAGAAG from Brachyspira murdochii DSM 12563 encodes the following:
- a CDS encoding tetratricopeptide repeat protein; amino-acid sequence: MKSKIASTAYTLIKKKKYKKAKEFLLSNKSRIVNDADALAMLSFADIFLKDFYGAEELSRKALREDSFCINGMLAKAYISLNNGHRENALREYFRILDLEPENKVAKDNIERIRFLTNNARGDEINPRSYLLGKKKIAVSKFLFLIPIAFILTFVSYITIDRLYPKIRYVLLDKDQKELREKLENVYLFEGLEDGKIPESAKSPTYSPREVAEMFDKAKNNMRSASVNEAVMIINGALKSDINEYLKERFRVLKEFVIAPDYNIFRESPSYLTVAENYDLYNGGYVKWKADVNRVTQTNIDGIPKKKARILIYDTNDKDIAGVADLIVNVTVTLEPKNYIEVYGKILGYDAKQKSIQIEGQIIKHLPKKK
- a CDS encoding N-6 DNA methylase; the protein is MQNSVLSEELNKLTLFNNEEKNHIEKLCTIDEKNILKIKCQIRNKDIKATPEELVRQLYLYRLMKDYKYNPSDIILESEISFGREKKRADIVINNKDGDAKIIIELKKSKEKEGKEQLKSYTNATGAPLAVWTNGIDIEYWHRKDPNYFESIKGIPEEGEKLSDYLNEPFTLLDLMIEDRLLEKNITLKKIIKDMEDEVLANAGVNVFEEGFKLIFTKLYDEFSVISKDKATIYTLADIDEEEPFIEKIKKLKELKYSNDSRLSKLKKLGFYNYGYDDELKKAINDLFERAQKKWKNVFPANSTISLSSSHLAVCVSSLQKVKLFNSNLEVIDEAFEYLINKDSKGEKGQYFTPRHVIDMCVKMLNPHKNESMIDTAAGSCGFPVHTWFNMIGHLFDGQEPNDDEKEYVENIFGLDFDERAVRVARTLNLIAGDGETNVLHINTLDYDKKRWDEKRDSDYREAFNNLIKHSVNKEDYKLFDFCLLLANPPFAGEIKEHRILAKYEIAKKGKKSIGRDILFIERNLDFVRDGGRLALVLPQGRFNNATDEYIRDFISEKARILAVVGLHGNTFKPHTGTKTSVIFLQKWNNDNSDPLYYCPKVEDYPIFFAVSEKAGKDNSGEYVYAKDKNGNELLDKHGHKIKDHDLHNHDGSLDDGIAEAFIEFAKKEKFSFWTY
- a CDS encoding restriction endonuclease subunit S domain-containing protein, with the protein product MQYSIVYFSEASKEKRFDAEFYLPKYEIAYSKIKKYKWKYLRELIYSLGDYHSNGSYETLRNHVTLLNYKSYAYYLRTKELENNDFENDVLYVSESAYNFLEKSKLRGFEIAINKVGSPGNVYQVPNLNIPMTLGMNLFSIVPINNINCHYLYIYLSSYYGQLFLHQRVTGAVPPSIDKESVRKVPVPIFSDEFQKSIEKLVLEAHNQRQKSNSLMKEANQILEKEIGFDKLEIKKKKVNYSIVNYSETLLAKRIDAEYYQEKYKIIMDKIQSYKNGCIKIIDLNSINNKLVSIDKNKKYEYIELSNIDSMGFINNLELYYGYELPSRARRLLNNNDVIISSVEGSLDKSSLIYNNKNNLLCSTGFLVFNENEFINPETLFCFFRLTLIKELLKKITKGTILTAFDSNAICDIEIPNLDKNVQNIIAEKVQEAYKARDKAKALLEEAKKKVEDTIENGER